The sequence TTGATAAACCTGTTATCGGGTTGATCGCCGGAAAATGGCAATATTGTTTGCGTAGGATGAGATGGTGTATGAAGTATATTGAAATCGACTTTGGTTGCACCAGCCTTGGATATGGCAGCATTCCGCGATGCATCTATTGCGTCTGTTTGTTCTAAATAGCGCGCCTTGAGGTCTTTATTTTCCTCCATCAATCTGGCCATGTCCTCTGTCAACCGTTTGACCTCTGGCCCACTCAGTTTTTGGCTTCTTAACGTATTCCCGATATCCGTGAGAGCTTGTTGAATGCGCCTCTCTTCTGGTTCATGGGCGAGGCGTAAAGCCTCTTGGCGGGTATTGAATTCAGCTTCGGCTTTTGCCCTGTCAGCAACGGCTAATCCTATAGAGCAAACCGCTTTGCCATTGTTGAATTCCGCTTGATTTGAATAGACCTCGTAATTATCGCTGCGCCCGATCATCACACCCATCCGTTCCAGTCTTGTGGCACGTTTTTCTTCTAGCGTTGCCGCCTGGAGTGAGAGGGGCAGAAACAGGATCGCCATCCATACCATCAGTGTCAGGGTTGCTTGAATCCTTTCAATACTATCGCCGTACCTTGTCATAGGTTCGATCCTCACTTAAATCGCTAGGTTTTCTAATGTCTTGCGGTGCGCCCATTCCTATACGAGATCGGAAATGGATCCTTTTTAGCCTGCCGGGATGTGTTGAGGCGGGGGCTTTCGAACCCCGTAGACTGCGGTAGTGCACTCATCATCAAAAAAAATATGAAAACCATAACAAAAAGGATCTTTTTTATCTATTTTGCGTGGAAACTAAGTGTGAACGAAATTAAAGGGGCGGAATTTGAGCGTTATTGGTTATGCGCGGGTCAGTACAGAAGAACAGCGACTAGATCTCAAGCGGGATGCAGGCGGCCAGGAAACGCGATTCCGCAAAGACGGCCTCCCCGGGAAGCGCTCTGAGCATTTTGCCATTGTTGTCGAGAATGACTGAGATCCCTTTGAGGCGCTAAGGGGAGAGATGTTGTAACATCGTCAGCATGTGAGTTTTTTGCTAACCCCATCCATAGGGGACACTCGGTTGTTCTGGTGCTTGCCCTTTAAGGCTGGGCTAACCAGTAAAAAATGAAATTATTTTCAAGTAATTTCTGAGCATGGTATTTTTCGTGGTATTTGGAATATGGCGATTTGTAACTGTATGAAAAATAAGAAAAATAAATGCTTATTTACAATCGAGTGGGAGTGATTCCACGTCTGGTTTTGGATTAACATTACCGCACAAATCGTGGGGTTGACCCCCCAGCTTGAGGAGCCTGGCCGCGCGGTAGTAGCGGTAATCTTCGCAGCTTTAAAATACTGAGCGCCCGGTCATGGTAGTCAGATATTCCAAGGCAGCGCCCCCCATGATGGAGTTGCCAAAACTGTCCAGCTCCGGCGACCATACCGCGATTGAATATTCGCCAGGCAGCACCGCAATAATACCCCCACCCACACCACTCTTGGCCGGTAGTCCTACGCGAAATGCAAATTCGCCGACTTCGTCGTATGTGCCGCAAGTGAGCATCAACGCATTGACACGTTTGACTTGAGCCGGAGTCAGTACAGAGTCTTCAAGAATGTCAGAAACACCTTTATTGGCCAGATGAAATGCTGCTTGCGTTAATTCGCTACATGACATGCTCAGTGAGCACTGGTGAAAATAGAGATCAAGAACAGTGTCCACATCATTAACCAGATTTTTATTTCCCTTCAGGAAATTGGCAAGTGCTCTGTTGATGAAGCCGGTTTCGGCTTCTGATTGTGCAATCTCTGAATCGTACTGAATATCGAAGCTACCAGAGAGTACACGCATGTAATCAAGCAGAGCTTGTTTGGGGTCATCCAGTTGCGATACCAGTATGTCGCAAATCACAATCGCCCCGGCATTGATGAAGGGGTTGCGAGGAATACCTTTCTCATACTCCAGTTGAACCAATGAATTGAACTTACTGCCGGAAGGCTCTCTGCCAACTCTACGCCACAGCTCGTCACGAACAAAGCTGATCGCCAGGCTCAGGGTAAAAACCTTGGAGATACTCTGTATCGAAAAACGTTCCTCGCTGGCCCCGACAGTAAACTGTTCACCTGAAATTGTACGCAATGAAAAACCAAACTTGTGACCAGGTATGGCTGAAAGCGCCGGGATATAGGAGGCAACCTGACCCTTTCCTTGCAGATGTTGTATATGTGTTGGTAGCTCTTCAATGATTTTGTCTAGATTCATGCTCACTTTCCAGTCTTGTTATCTTGTTTGAGGAAGTTTTTGTTCGGTGATATTTCGACGACCTCTCATGAATGAGCACCAGTGATGACTTTACTCCGGAGCTTGCCCCTCAGCTAGAAAATCAATCCAGTCCATCGTACTGTTCAGCTTGTTCATCAATATGCCAAATTAGGTATACAGTTCAACCCGCCCTGGGCTGATACCTCCAATACTAGGCTGCTGAGGCAAGCCCAGTCTATTCAGGTAGCGAAAAAGGCGGCATTCTGACCGTTTAAGATCCCGCCAGTGCTCCGGATTTTCTTTCAGGCTCAAATCGGGATAAACACAACAACCGCACAGCAAGTCGGCTACCGTTATTTCAGATGCCCGCAAACGACGTAGTTAGCACGATTGGCACGCTTCAATAACGCAGAGTTACACCTTGCAGATGATAACTTACCCTCTGTTCTCGCCAATGCGGTTATGGTGGCACAGAGCGGATACTAGCTCACTTCGCGGCACAAGCAAGGCAATGGTGGTGATAGAGCAAGCGATTACTACAATCACCATTAAATCTTTGCATGGGCAGGTTACTGCCTAAGTGAAACAAAGAAGGCTGTGTCACAGGGCGTCAGGCCAATTTATTTGGACTGCAGCCTACCTAGCAGGAAAAAATCTGGTGGCGCTCATATTCGGGAACATTGCGATAGGTCAGCGTAAAGTTCGCAGCCACTGACAGGCGCGGCTCATCGGCTTTATGAGGGGTCACTTCGTGCCAGAGGAAGGAGGGAAAGAAAATCATGACGCCCGGTCGGGGGAATACTTTCGTATGGTATTGCCAGCCGCCCAGCAGTGAGGCATTGAAGCGGGGGTCGTGCAAGATGAGTGCCCCCTCGTCGGGTCGCCAGTAGTCTTGTGTCGACTCGTCATTGACGATTAACGGCTTGTCAGAAACACGGGTCTGCACGTAGTACACGGCGGAAATATGGGATACGTGGTTGTGAGAGGGAACATAGTGGCCTTTCGGTGCGACATTGGGAAACATTTGCATGGCAAGGTCAAATTCGCCCTGCCATCCAATTTCGCGGCAATAGTTTTTCAGGCATGCCAGAAAAAGGCTCTCCAATCGGGTAAGGGCAGGTGCTTCATTCGCGTGCTCCATCAACGTTGTTACGTCAGACATCTCGGCCTGATCGCGGCGTCTAAAGCGCGGATGGCTTGTAAAAAATGCGGCAAGATCAGTATTCATATCCTGTTCAGCAAGTTCGAAAAACTTTATCGGAGTCGGAAACAGGTTATAAGTTGTGCCTTCGGGTACAAATATGTCCGACTCATCAAAAGATGATGCATCCGAATTTTGTTTCATGATATAAGTGCTCTTCGATGACGTGCAGAAATATAGCAGATAATCTTGTTTTTTTGCTCGTTGCAATTGTAACGTTTACTGAGAAAAATGCAGCCCATGTTGAAGATGGTTCGGGTTATGGTGGGGCTGGATGCCCAATACGAACGCCATTTGGAGGGGTTGAAAGCCGTCTTTAGCAAGGCGTTTCCATTCAACGCCCCCTATAAAGACAAAATAGAGGCCTTTGCACGAGGCGAACATCCGCAGGGAGGGGAATGCATCATTCTGGCAGCGACCGGCGCTCGAGACGAAGTGCTTGGTTTTACCGTATCATTTTATTTTTCCGATCTGAAGGCAGCCTACCTCGATTACATTGCCAGTGATCCCGAAAAAGCCTCTCGGGGTATTGGCGCGGCACTTTACGAAGCGATGCGGGATGATCTGAAAAAACGTGGTGCCACCCGGTTGTTTTTAGACAGCTTGCCAGATGAACCGAGCCCCAATGTAGATGCGTCGCTGTTACCCAACAACAAAAAAAGAATGGCTTTTTACGAACGCCTTGGCGCGAGACCGATACTCGGTACTCAATATGAGCGAGTGATTACGTCGGCCAATCTGGGAGACCCCAATTTGCTGTTGCACGATGGGCTTGGTCAGACTGCACCGCTGTCGCGGACTAAACTGAAGGCAGTTGTTGCTCGGATCATGCTGGCAAAATGCAATCTCGCACCAGATCAGGAACCGCTGAAAACACTGCTTGCCTCAATCAAGGATGATCCTGTGTTGATTCGGCCTCCACGCTATCCCGCGCCGTCGCCGGGACCGCTGCCAAAGTTGAAACATGCCATTGATCTCATTGAAACTGGCGTAGCCAACGATATCAGTCACTCGCCCTTTAAAGGCTACTATGAGCGTCCGGCGAGAGTCGCCGCTATTGCCAAGGCGCTTAATGATTTGCCGATTACTCGTCATGAAATTGAGGATTTTGGCCTTAAACCGATTCTTGAAATACACGATAAGCGCATGGTTAACTTTCTCAAAGAGAGCCAAACGAAAGTACCGGACGGACAGATTGTCTACCCGGAGATTTTCCCTATTCGTTATGCAGACCGCTTGCCGCAGAATTGGCCCATGCGTGCGGGCTATTTCTGTATTGACACTTCAACGCCTATCACTAACACGGTGTTTGCGGCCGCGACTCGATCAGCGAATGCGGCACTTACCGCTGCTAAACTGGTCGCTAGCGGTAAGTCCAAGATGACCTACGTCGCCGGTCGCCCTCCGGGGCATCATGCGGAGAGTAAGGTGTTTGGTGGTTTCTGTTATTTCAATAATGCGGCGCTTGCAGCCAATAGCCTGTCTCGCAAGGGCCGGGTTGCGGTGCTTGATGTTGACCACCATCACGGCAACGGCACACAGGATATTTTCTACAGCCGCAAGGATGTACTGACGGTATCCATTCACGGGCACCCTGAGTCTTCCTATCCCTTTTATGCCGGGTTTGAAGATGAGCGGGGTGAGGGGGAAGGTAAGGGATTCAACGTTAATATCCCACTGCGG is a genomic window of Pseudomonadales bacterium containing:
- a CDS encoding glutaminase — its product is MNLDKIIEELPTHIQHLQGKGQVASYIPALSAIPGHKFGFSLRTISGEQFTVGASEERFSIQSISKVFTLSLAISFVRDELWRRVGREPSGSKFNSLVQLEYEKGIPRNPFINAGAIVICDILVSQLDDPKQALLDYMRVLSGSFDIQYDSEIAQSEAETGFINRALANFLKGNKNLVNDVDTVLDLYFHQCSLSMSCSELTQAAFHLANKGVSDILEDSVLTPAQVKRVNALMLTCGTYDEVGEFAFRVGLPAKSGVGGGIIAVLPGEYSIAVWSPELDSFGNSIMGGAALEYLTTMTGRSVF
- a CDS encoding histone deacetylase family protein — its product is MLKMVRVMVGLDAQYERHLEGLKAVFSKAFPFNAPYKDKIEAFARGEHPQGGECIILAATGARDEVLGFTVSFYFSDLKAAYLDYIASDPEKASRGIGAALYEAMRDDLKKRGATRLFLDSLPDEPSPNVDASLLPNNKKRMAFYERLGARPILGTQYERVITSANLGDPNLLLHDGLGQTAPLSRTKLKAVVARIMLAKCNLAPDQEPLKTLLASIKDDPVLIRPPRYPAPSPGPLPKLKHAIDLIETGVANDISHSPFKGYYERPARVAAIAKALNDLPITRHEIEDFGLKPILEIHDKRMVNFLKESQTKVPDGQIVYPEIFPIRYADRLPQNWPMRAGYFCIDTSTPITNTVFAAATRSANAALTAAKLVASGKSKMTYVAGRPPGHHAESKVFGGFCYFNNAALAANSLSRKGRVAVLDVDHHHGNGTQDIFYSRKDVLTVSIHGHPESSYPFYAGFEDERGEGEGKGFNVNIPLRPGVDDAAYLTALDRALRVIKKFSPDYLVVSLGVDIMRGDPTGAFYVSSEGMRNIGRAIGALHLPSVIIQEGGYHLQNLRRGVRGFLVGFGIGMTPGEP